In Synechococcus sp. PCC 6312, one genomic interval encodes:
- a CDS encoding LL-diaminopimelate aminotransferase — protein MLPLAHRLTGLQSNVFADMDQAKALARRAGQDMIDLSLGSSDLPVDPLITQAIGAALGDTATHGYLLFHGTQEFRRAAGAWYSQKFGIAVDPETEILPLIGSQEGTAHLPLAIMNPGDYALLLDPGYPSHAGGVHLAGGQIHTLPLLAENHFLPDLSSIPNAILHQARLLVLSYPHNPTTAVAPLEFFQTAIQFCQAHNLVLAHDFPYLDMAFTPAPPPSILQADLDKSVSIEFFSLSKSYNMGGFRVGFAIGNSTLIKALRQVKAVVDFNQYLGILRGATVALSQGHQIPPITRNIFRHRRDAFVQTLNQLGWSVPMPLATMYVWAKLPQPWQSDSIGFCQQLVQATGVAASPGAGFGAAGEGYVRFALVREPEILAQAAQRVMAFLGR, from the coding sequence ATGTTACCCCTCGCCCATCGTCTCACTGGCTTACAAAGTAATGTTTTTGCCGATATGGATCAGGCCAAGGCTTTAGCACGCCGAGCCGGACAGGACATGATTGACTTATCCTTGGGGTCTTCTGATTTACCCGTTGATCCCCTCATTACCCAGGCCATTGGGGCGGCCCTTGGAGATACAGCGACTCACGGTTATCTGTTATTTCATGGCACCCAAGAATTTCGTCGCGCCGCTGGGGCCTGGTATAGCCAAAAATTCGGAATTGCCGTTGATCCAGAGACAGAGATTTTACCCCTCATTGGCTCCCAGGAAGGTACCGCTCATCTCCCTTTGGCCATCATGAATCCAGGGGATTATGCTCTTTTACTCGACCCAGGTTATCCATCCCATGCTGGCGGCGTTCATTTAGCCGGGGGACAAATCCATACCCTCCCGTTACTGGCTGAAAATCATTTTTTACCCGACTTGAGTTCTATTCCGAACGCGATTCTGCACCAGGCCCGGCTGTTAGTCCTCAGCTATCCCCACAATCCCACCACCGCAGTTGCCCCCCTGGAATTTTTCCAAACCGCCATCCAATTTTGCCAGGCCCACAACCTTGTCCTCGCCCATGACTTTCCTTATCTGGATATGGCCTTTACCCCCGCCCCGCCACCTTCCATTTTGCAAGCGGATCTGGATAAGTCTGTGAGTATCGAATTTTTCTCCCTATCCAAGTCCTACAACATGGGCGGTTTTCGGGTTGGTTTTGCCATTGGTAACAGCACACTTATTAAAGCTCTCAGACAAGTTAAAGCCGTCGTTGATTTTAACCAATATCTGGGCATTTTACGGGGTGCAACCGTTGCCTTGAGCCAGGGACACCAGATTCCGCCAATCACCCGCAACATCTTCAGACACCGCCGCGATGCCTTTGTCCAAACCCTGAATCAACTCGGCTGGTCAGTCCCAATGCCCCTGGCTACGATGTATGTCTGGGCTAAACTCCCGCAGCCTTGGCAATCGGACTCTATTGGCTTTTGTCAGCAACTTGTTCAAGCAACGGGGGTGGCAGCTTCTCCAGGGGCCGGCTTTGGTGCGGCAGGTGAAGGGTATGTTCGTTTTGCCCTAGTTCGAGAGCCAGAAATCCTCGCCCAGGCCGCGCAACGGGTAATGGCATTTTTGGGCCGGTGA
- the crtR gene encoding beta-carotene hydroxylase, protein MKDGGSSTLISREFLGPPGDFNPTVVMFIAAISLAVISTVGHFQWDWPAWCTFGVNIVALHLVGTVIHDASHNVAHRNPLVNAVLGHGSALMLGFVFPVFTRVHIQHHAHVNDPENDPDHYVSKGGPLWLIAPRFFYHEIFFFKRRLWRNHELWEWAISRGLLITVVTLAAMHGHLDYVLNFWFSPAGVVGLMLGLFFDYFPHRPHVERNRWHNARVYPSPILNFLILGQNYHLIHHLWPSIPWYKVQPAYYSVKPLLDAKGCKQTLGIFEPGNVGPFLYDALIGIHWPHSTSLPSHTQLNIPVPESHPEPQRSSVKL, encoded by the coding sequence TTGAAGGACGGAGGCAGCAGCACCCTAATTAGCCGGGAATTTTTAGGGCCGCCGGGAGATTTTAACCCCACTGTAGTCATGTTTATTGCGGCCATCAGCCTTGCCGTCATCTCCACCGTTGGTCACTTTCAATGGGATTGGCCGGCCTGGTGTACCTTTGGTGTCAATATTGTGGCGTTGCATTTGGTCGGAACCGTCATTCATGATGCCTCCCATAACGTGGCCCATCGCAATCCCCTCGTGAATGCCGTCTTGGGTCATGGCAGTGCGCTGATGTTGGGATTTGTCTTTCCGGTGTTTACCCGCGTCCATATTCAACACCACGCCCATGTCAACGATCCGGAAAATGACCCAGATCATTATGTCTCCAAGGGTGGGCCGTTGTGGCTAATTGCCCCGCGCTTTTTCTATCATGAAATTTTCTTCTTTAAGCGGCGGCTGTGGCGGAATCATGAACTGTGGGAGTGGGCCATTAGTCGGGGCCTGTTGATTACGGTGGTGACATTGGCGGCCATGCATGGACATCTGGATTATGTACTGAATTTCTGGTTTTCCCCAGCCGGTGTAGTGGGCTTGATGTTGGGCCTATTTTTTGACTATTTTCCCCACAGGCCCCATGTGGAACGGAATCGCTGGCACAATGCCCGAGTTTATCCCAGTCCGATTTTGAATTTCCTAATTTTGGGGCAAAACTATCACCTCATCCATCACCTGTGGCCCAGTATTCCCTGGTATAAAGTCCAACCGGCTTACTATTCTGTCAAACCCCTTTTAGATGCCAAAGGCTGTAAACAAACCCTCGGGATTTTTGAGCCTGGTAACGTTGGCCCCTTTTTGTATGATGCTCTGATTGGGATTCATTGGCCGCACTCGACTTCGCTTCCGTCCCACACTCAGTTGAACATTCCCGTACCCGAATCCCATCCGGAACCTCAACGTAGTTCCGTCAAACTTTAG
- a CDS encoding GFA family protein, with protein sequence MEGKCLCGAITVQTPDKTSLDACHCGMCRRWGGGPALGISCGTDVELAGIEKLKVYQSSDWAERAFCGECGSHIYYKLLPTQEYFLPAGLFPDSINFEFTEQIFIDMKPSYYEFANQTVNLTEAEILAKFANLL encoded by the coding sequence ATGGAAGGTAAGTGTCTCTGTGGTGCAATCACCGTCCAAACACCCGATAAAACAAGCCTTGATGCCTGTCATTGTGGGATGTGTCGGCGCTGGGGTGGTGGGCCAGCTCTGGGAATTTCCTGTGGTACGGATGTGGAATTGGCCGGAATCGAAAAATTAAAGGTCTATCAGTCATCAGATTGGGCTGAACGGGCCTTTTGTGGCGAATGTGGGTCTCATATTTACTACAAGTTACTCCCAACCCAAGAGTATTTCCTACCGGCCGGTCTATTTCCAGATAGCATCAACTTTGAGTTCACAGAGCAAATCTTTATTGACATGAAGCCAAGCTATTATGAATTTGCGAATCAAACTGTCAATTTAACCGAAGCAGAGATCCTGGCAAAATTTGCTAATCTTCTCTAA